The following coding sequences are from one Bradyrhizobium sp. 200 window:
- a CDS encoding branched-chain amino acid ABC transporter permease, giving the protein MSLVQGAHQETSQAARARAALLAWPEFNKPAVWLVAVILLIMPFIASGFFLIEIFATTLILGTIALSLMFLAGYGGMVSLMQLTIAGFAAYMVAVFGMSANTNISLGWPWWLATPMALVLATIFGTLGGTLAVRTEGIYTIMITLAIGAAFYYFTNQNWAIFGGHTGINTIATPKFWGVDWRSDIPYYYVTLGVAAFCYFAVQYVSRAPFGLALQGVRDNPRRMAALGFNVNAHRVAAYAFASFIAALGGVLQVWNYRQISPGSVSVGACIDILIIAVVGGITRPIGPYIGAFIFVILRTFALDLLVKFGLDGNRFRLLIGLGFLAIVFWSSDGVIGLWERWRRRTATSDKRAGGGGHG; this is encoded by the coding sequence ATGTCGCTGGTCCAGGGCGCGCATCAAGAGACCAGTCAGGCGGCACGAGCGCGCGCTGCACTGCTGGCGTGGCCGGAATTCAATAAGCCGGCGGTCTGGCTGGTGGCGGTGATCCTCCTGATCATGCCGTTCATCGCCAGCGGATTCTTCCTGATCGAGATCTTCGCCACGACGCTGATCCTCGGGACCATCGCGCTCAGCCTGATGTTCCTGGCGGGCTATGGCGGCATGGTCAGCCTGATGCAGCTCACCATCGCCGGCTTTGCCGCCTACATGGTTGCGGTGTTCGGCATGAGCGCCAACACCAATATCAGCCTCGGCTGGCCGTGGTGGCTGGCAACGCCGATGGCGCTGGTGCTCGCGACCATCTTCGGCACGCTCGGCGGCACACTCGCGGTGCGTACCGAGGGCATCTACACCATCATGATCACGCTCGCGATCGGTGCGGCCTTCTACTATTTCACCAACCAGAACTGGGCGATCTTCGGCGGTCACACCGGCATCAACACCATCGCCACGCCGAAATTCTGGGGCGTCGACTGGCGCTCCGACATCCCCTATTATTACGTTACGCTGGGCGTCGCGGCGTTCTGCTATTTCGCCGTTCAATATGTCTCGCGCGCGCCGTTCGGCCTCGCGCTGCAGGGCGTGCGCGACAATCCCCGCCGCATGGCGGCACTTGGTTTCAATGTCAACGCGCACCGCGTGGCAGCCTACGCCTTCGCATCCTTTATCGCCGCGCTCGGCGGCGTCCTGCAGGTCTGGAATTACCGGCAGATCTCGCCCGGCTCGGTCAGCGTCGGCGCCTGCATCGATATCCTGATCATCGCCGTGGTCGGCGGCATCACCCGTCCCATCGGCCCCTATATCGGCGCCTTCATCTTCGTCATCCTGCGCACCTTCGCGCTCGATCTTCTGGTCAAGTTCGGGCTCGACGGCAACCGCTTCCGGCTGCTGATCGGGCTCGGCTTCCTCGCCATCGTGTTCTGGTCATCGGATGGCGTGATCGGATTGTGGGAGCGTTGGCGCCGCCGCACGGCTACCTCAGACAAACGCGCAGGTGGAGGCGGCCATGGATAG
- a CDS encoding ABC transporter ATP-binding protein, with protein sequence MDSAAPRFSAVGAGAALELRGVTRLFGALAALTDVTITVRPGERRAVLGSNGAGKTTLFNCVTGDFPPSSGTIRFFGEDITHFPPYERIRRGLRRTYQISALFPGLTVRDNVYLACRGVSRGRFSPLRPGANDALMHAAEALIQAVHLAPVREQRVAELAHGQQRQLEIALALAGAPRFILFDEPAAGLSPTERRELIEILTSLPAHIGYIIIEHDMDVALRVVESVTMMHNGRVFKEGLPHEIEADPEVQELYLGAGHA encoded by the coding sequence ATGGATAGCGCCGCACCACGCTTTTCGGCCGTCGGGGCCGGCGCCGCGCTGGAGCTGCGCGGCGTGACACGACTATTCGGCGCGCTCGCGGCGCTGACCGACGTCACCATCACGGTTCGTCCGGGGGAACGCCGCGCCGTGCTCGGCTCCAACGGCGCCGGCAAGACCACGCTATTCAATTGCGTGACCGGCGACTTTCCGCCGTCATCCGGCACCATCCGTTTCTTCGGCGAAGACATCACCCACTTCCCGCCTTACGAACGTATCCGCCGCGGCCTGCGCCGCACCTATCAGATCTCGGCGCTGTTCCCCGGCCTCACGGTGCGAGACAATGTCTACCTCGCTTGCCGCGGCGTTTCCCGCGGGCGATTTTCTCCACTCCGTCCGGGCGCGAACGACGCTCTCATGCATGCGGCAGAAGCGCTGATCCAGGCGGTGCATCTGGCGCCGGTCCGGGAGCAGCGGGTCGCGGAACTCGCGCATGGCCAGCAGCGGCAACTCGAGATCGCGCTCGCGCTCGCCGGCGCGCCGCGCTTCATCCTGTTCGACGAGCCGGCCGCGGGCCTCTCCCCCACCGAGCGGCGCGAGCTGATCGAAATCCTGACGTCCCTACCCGCCCACATCGGCTACATCATCATCGAGCACGACATGGATGTCGCGCTGCGCGTCGTCGAAAGCGTCACAATGATGCACAACGGCCGCGTCTTCAAGGAAGGCTTGCCGCACGAGATCGAAGCCGACCCCGAGGTCCAGGAA